The genomic DNA CATCACCTTCACCCTTGATAACGAAAAAACCGCCCAACTCCGTACCTGGCTTGATGAAGCGTTGGCCCTGCTGAAAGAGCTCGCTCCGGCCGTGAAACAGCTCCTGTTCAAGATGGTGGCAAGCCATCCGGAAATGCTTACTGAGTGGTCAACTCCGTCATGGTCCCTGGGGACTGTCCGGAACGGCACGATCTCGATGATCGAAGGGGAGCTTAAAGCGATAGACGAGACCGGAAAGGTCATGGCCGAATTCCCCACCCATGAGTACCATAGCAATCTGGTCGAATCGGTTATCGACTGGTCATATATGAAGCAGGTCCATTTCGCGCAAAAAGGGAATCTCCACGAATACCGGGTCGGCTCCCTTGCTCGGTTCAATGTCGCCGGCAGCTACGGCACCGAATGGGCCGACAGCGAATGCGCCGAGTTCAGGAAGCAGTTCGGCACCCCGGCCCATCTCACGGTGCTGCAACCTTATGCCAAGCTGATCGAGCTGATCTGGGCGGTCGAATACGCCATTCAGGCCATCAACAACCCCGAGATTCGAGGAGAAACCCGGGTTCCGGCCAAATATCTCGGCGGCAGGGGGGTGGGGCACGTTGAGGCGCCCCGTGGCACCCTGTTCCATGACTACGAGATCGACGATAACGGCATAGTCCGCGCAGCCAACCTTATCGTGGCCACCCAGCAGAACTATACCTCGATCAACCGCACCATCATGCAGGCGGCAACGTCACATGTCGTCGGCAAGAAAGATGATGCCGCCCTGCTTAATGCCATTGAATTCGGCATCCGTTGTTACGACCCATGCCTGTCGTGCGCAACCCATGCCCTCGGCACAATGCCGCTGGAGATCCACGTGACCCACGGAAACGAGGTGCTACAAACCATTCGGAGGCAAGACTGATGGTCGAGATTACCCTACATGAACAGGCCTGCAGAGGGTGCGAGATGTGCGTCGATATCTGCCCGACAAAGGTTTTCGAGTTCGACGGCGCCAAGCGGCTCTGTGAGATCAAGCATGCCGAAGACTGCATCGCCTGCCTCAGCTGTGCCTATATCTGCCCGTCCGGCGCACTCAGCCACGCTAATTTCCACACAGTGAAAAACTTTTACCGCGACCTCGAATTCTGCAACAGGATGGAGAAGTTCCTATGAGCAGCGAGCCCCTGCAAGAAGTTACTCTTGACGACCACCGGAATGCCTTCAACGAAGTTGCCTTTCTGATCGATATCTTCACTGCGACGATTGACAATATCATGGGAGGCGCAACCGCGCCTGTCGGTCGGATAGCCGGACGGGAAATGGCGCGCAAGCTCCCGGTGCACCTGAACAAGCCGTCTCTTGACGAGGCGATAGCCGTTCTCTCCGCCAGGATGAAAGCCGGGTTTGAATTCACCATTGAAGGGGAAGACCGGGAACAGGAGCTCATCTTTCAGCGCTGTTCGCTGCGCGAGGTCTGTTGTCAGCGCGGCATCGATACCGGCGGGGCCATGTGCCGGCTCTTTCATTCATACCTGGACGGGATCGTCAACGAACTGATCAGCCGCCCGGTGAAATCCGAGATCGTCTCGTCCGGACAGCAGTGCCGGGCAAAGATCAGGACCCAGTGACCCTGGACATACGCTCCCATACTCTGGTTGTTTGCATTGGCAATGAACTGGTAGCCGACGATGCTGTCGGCCATGAGATTTTTTCCAGGCTGCAGGCGCGGGATCTTCCGGAAGGCACCAGGCTGGAATATGCAGGGGTGGGCGGAATCGCTCTACTGGATAGCCTTACCGGCAAAGAGCGGACAATGATCGTTGTCGATGCGGTGCAGTTTGGCGCGCCAGCCGGAACCATCCATTGCCTCCCGTGGGAAGAGGTCCCGTCTTGCGATAACAGCGCCATATCAGCGCACGGCATCGGCCTGAAGGAGACCATCAACGTCGGAAAACTGCTCTATCCGGAGCGACTGCCTGACAAA from Geoanaerobacter pelophilus includes the following:
- a CDS encoding Ni/Fe hydrogenase subunit alpha; translation: MNKSKTITIDPVTRIEGHAKVFINLADNGEVASAGLVVNELRGFEKILVGMEADRLPLITARICGVCPTAHHLAATNALDHAAGVEPPPAAKLLRELMFMGHLVHSHSLSLFVLQGPDLVLGLDADPAIRNVVGIVQANPELAKKALRIRSIGQFINEMIGGRGTHPVTSVVGGITFTLDNEKTAQLRTWLDEALALLKELAPAVKQLLFKMVASHPEMLTEWSTPSWSLGTVRNGTISMIEGELKAIDETGKVMAEFPTHEYHSNLVESVIDWSYMKQVHFAQKGNLHEYRVGSLARFNVAGSYGTEWADSECAEFRKQFGTPAHLTVLQPYAKLIELIWAVEYAIQAINNPEIRGETRVPAKYLGGRGVGHVEAPRGTLFHDYEIDDNGIVRAANLIVATQQNYTSINRTIMQAATSHVVGKKDDAALLNAIEFGIRCYDPCLSCATHALGTMPLEIHVTHGNEVLQTIRRQD
- a CDS encoding 4Fe-4S dicluster domain-containing protein gives rise to the protein MVEITLHEQACRGCEMCVDICPTKVFEFDGAKRLCEIKHAEDCIACLSCAYICPSGALSHANFHTVKNFYRDLEFCNRMEKFL
- a CDS encoding L-2-amino-thiazoline-4-carboxylic acid hydrolase, producing MSSEPLQEVTLDDHRNAFNEVAFLIDIFTATIDNIMGGATAPVGRIAGREMARKLPVHLNKPSLDEAIAVLSARMKAGFEFTIEGEDREQELIFQRCSLREVCCQRGIDTGGAMCRLFHSYLDGIVNELISRPVKSEIVSSGQQCRAKIRTQ
- a CDS encoding hydrogenase maturation protease; the protein is MTLDIRSHTLVVCIGNELVADDAVGHEIFSRLQARDLPEGTRLEYAGVGGIALLDSLTGKERTMIVVDAVQFGAPAGTIHCLPWEEVPSCDNSAISAHGIGLKETINVGKLLYPERLPDKITLVGIEGRCFNQMKEFMTPATAQAIDKAVAVCIDLIAQHQ